Proteins from a single region of Thermus filiformis:
- a CDS encoding type II toxin-antitoxin system VapC family toxin — protein sequence MILLDTNVLSEFIRPRPAEQVVAWLDRQSPEEVWVSAISRAEMELGLALMPEGKRKAALVKAVRAMFEEDFAGRCLPFDEVAALQYGRIVASRQREGRPISVEDAQIAAIALAHRMALATRNLADFAGIQGLSLINPWEA from the coding sequence ATGATTCTGCTGGACACTAATGTGCTCTCGGAGTTTATCCGGCCCCGGCCTGCAGAGCAGGTGGTGGCTTGGCTGGACCGGCAAAGCCCCGAGGAGGTCTGGGTCTCGGCCATAAGCCGCGCGGAGATGGAGCTGGGGTTGGCCCTCATGCCCGAGGGCAAACGGAAGGCGGCTCTGGTCAAAGCCGTCCGGGCCATGTTTGAGGAGGACTTTGCCGGTCGGTGCCTGCCCTTTGATGAAGTGGCCGCACTCCAATATGGGCGCATCGTCGCGTCCCGCCAGCGGGAGGGCAGGCCCATTAGCGTGGAGGACGCCCAGATTGCGGCCATTGCCTTGGCGCACCGGATGGCTTTGGCCACGCGTAACCTCGCTGATTTCGCCGGGATCCAAGGCCTATCCCTGATCAACCCCTGGGAGGCCTGA
- a CDS encoding FitA-like ribbon-helix-helix domain-containing protein — translation MATLTIRNLDEATKRALRLRAALHGVSMEEEARRILRAVLLVMGSDPPKGLGTHLRERFQDVADEAFQLPPRRKPRRPPLTE, via the coding sequence ATGGCCACGCTCACCATCCGCAACTTGGACGAGGCCACCAAACGGGCGCTGAGGCTTCGGGCCGCCCTGCACGGGGTCTCCATGGAAGAGGAGGCCCGCCGCATCCTCAGGGCGGTCCTGCTGGTGATGGGGAGTGACCCTCCAAAGGGCCTTGGCACCCATCTCCGTGAACGTTTCCAGGACGTGGCCGATGAAGCCTTCCAGCTCCCTCCGCGCCGAAAGCCTCGCAGGCCGCCCTTGACGGAATAG